The sequence ATATTTGATTTCTAGCCCGGTGAAAATAGCGGAGGGGATACACCTGTTACCATGCCGAACACAGCAGTTAAGCCCTCCTGCGCCTATGGTACTGGGAGCGAAAGCTCCTGGGAGAGTAGGTCTTCGCTGGGCACTATATAAATGTTCCTCAGTAGCTCAGTGGTAGAGCGCCCGGCTGTTAACCGGTAGGTCGCAGGTTCGAATCCTGCCTGGGGAGCCATTTTTTATTTTAAGTTTAATATTTAGTAAATAATCTGTTATACTAAGACCTAAAGATAGGTCTTATTTTTATTTTAAGGGGGTTTTAATATTACTTATTCACTTGAAAATGGTTTGTTAGATGAACTGATAGAAAAGCATAGACCTTTATGTCAGCAAGGAAGTTTACCGTCTTACATACCAGCGTTAACTAATCCCCAACAGCATTTAGCAGGTATTAGCATTATAGATATAAAAGGGTCTAGGTACAATTCTGGTGATTATTTGTTACCGTTTACTATACAAAGTATTTCTAAAATAATCACTCTTACTATGGCTATATTAGATCAAGGAGAAGATTTTGTTTTTAGTCGTGTTGGAGCGGAACCTACAGAAGATAAATTTAATTCTATCCTACCATTAGAGATTAGTTCTGCTTATCCTCCAAATCCTATGATAAATGCTGGTGCCATTGTTGTGACTTCTTTAATCAATGGTAAAACCTCTCAAGAAAAAATGGATCGTATATTGAATTTTACTAGAAAACTAGCTAACAACCCTGAAATTAGTGTAAATGAGGAGGTGTTTATTTCTGAAAGAAGAACTGGAAACAAAAATATATCTTTAGCATATTACTTAAAAGATGCTAATGTATTATTAGGTGAAGTTGAAGATGTTTTAGATACATATTTTAGACATTGTTCAATCTCTTTAACAGCTAGTGATTTAGCTAATATTGCGCTTGTATACTCTCAAGATGGTAAAAGCCTAACTGGTGAACAATTAATCCCTCCTATGGTATGTAGACAAGTTAGAACTATTATGGCAATGAGCGGTTTTTATGATGAGTCAGGAAGATTTGCTAGGAGGGTGGGTATACCAGCTAAAAGTGGTGTCGGAGGAGGTATTTTAGGTGTAGTGCCAAATAGAATGGGAATTGGTTTTTATGGCCCTTCTCTAAACACTAAAGGTACTAGTATTGTAGGCTTTGATGTACTTGAAGAGTTAATAGAAAAATTAGATTTAAGCATTTACTAAAGAAGGTGTAAATATGATTATTGGAATAGGTATTGATGTAATTGAGTTGAAACGTATACAATTAGCATATCAACGAAGGCCTGAAAAATTTTCCTTACGAATACTATCTAAAAATGAAAAGAAAACATTAAATGAAAAGTCTAATATATACTCGTTTTTAGCAGGTAGATTTGCTGCGAAAGAAGCGATTGGAAAAGCTCTAGGGACAGGTCTAGGTAAAGTGAACTGGAAAGATATAGATATTTGGTCTGATTGTCATGGAAAGCCTCAAGTAAATTTATATGGTTACGCTTTAGAGTACTCCAAGGAACTCCATATTTCAGCAATCTACCTATCAATTTCACATTCAAAAGAAACGGCTGTAGCTAATGCGATTTTATGGAAGTAATGTTTGAGAACACTTGACATTTAGTTTAAAAAAACTTACAATTAAATTAATTCTTATAAAAATCGTAAGAATTAATTTATATTTTTTTGTTTTAATTCCTTATTAAATTACTAATGAATAAGTGTGTTACTAATGTGAGGTGTTAAAAATGAAACTTTCCACACGTGGTCAATATGGAGTCAGAGCCCTTGTTCAATTATCATATAATTACGAAAAAGGTCCGCTATCATTACGGGAAATAAGTGAAATTGAAGGTATATCTTACCAATACTTGGAACAAATTTTTTTAGATTTAAAGAAGCATTATCTAGTTAAAAGCTTAAGAGGAGCTAAAGGTGGATATGTTTTAGCTAAACCTCCAAATAATATAACTGTTGGAGATATAATAAAAGTAGTTGAAGGTCCAATTGCACCTGTAAGTTGTGTAGATAACAGTGAGAACAATGATTGTGATAGATCTTCTATTTGTGCACCTCGAAATGTATGGAAGGAATTAAGAGACAGAATTACAGAAGTCTTAGATGAATTTACTTTAGAGGACTTAGTATCAGATAGTTCTAATGAAAAGTCAGGAGGCGATTATAATGAATAAAAGGATTTACTTAGATCATGGAGCAACGACTCCTATTAGATCTGAAGTATTCGAAGAAATGACGCCCTACCTTCAAGGTAATTTTGGAAACCCATCAAGTATACACAGCTTTGGTAGAGATGCTAGAAAAGCTGTAGAAGATGCTCGAGAACAAGTTGGTCAGGCAATCGGAGCTTATTCTGATGAAATACTTTTTACCTCCGGTGGTACTGAAGCTGATAATTTAGCTATCCAAGGAGTTGCTGAAAAATTAAAAGATAAAGGAAAACATATTATTACTTCACAGATCGAGCACCACGCTGTTTTAGATACTTGTGAGGCTATGGAGAAAAAGGGTTATGAAGTAACGTATCTACCTGTTGATAACAATGGTTTGTTAGATCCTAATAACTTAAAAGAAGCGATACGTAAAGATACAATTCTTATCACAATTATGCATGCAAACAATGAAGTAGGAACTATACAACCTATCGCAGAGCTAGCTAAAATAGCCAAAGAACATGATATTGTGTTTCATAGTGATGCTGTTCAAACTGTAGGTAGTATTCCAGTAAACGTTGATGAGTTAGCAGTAGATCTGTTGTCACTATCAGCTCATAAAATGTACGGTCCAAAAGGAATTGGTGCACTTTATATACGAAAAGGTACTAAGCTAGATAAGATTTTTCACGGAGGAGCACAGGAACGAAAAATACGACCAGGAACTGAAAATGTGGCTGGAATTGTTGGACTTGGAAAGGCAATTTCTTTGGCAGTTTCTGAACTAGAATTAAAAAGCAAAAAAATTACAGCCTTA is a genomic window of Natranaerobius trueperi containing:
- the glsA gene encoding glutaminase A; the protein is MLDELIEKHRPLCQQGSLPSYIPALTNPQQHLAGISIIDIKGSRYNSGDYLLPFTIQSISKIITLTMAILDQGEDFVFSRVGAEPTEDKFNSILPLEISSAYPPNPMINAGAIVVTSLINGKTSQEKMDRILNFTRKLANNPEISVNEEVFISERRTGNKNISLAYYLKDANVLLGEVEDVLDTYFRHCSISLTASDLANIALVYSQDGKSLTGEQLIPPMVCRQVRTIMAMSGFYDESGRFARRVGIPAKSGVGGGILGVVPNRMGIGFYGPSLNTKGTSIVGFDVLEELIEKLDLSIY
- the acpS gene encoding holo-ACP synthase; this encodes MIIGIGIDVIELKRIQLAYQRRPEKFSLRILSKNEKKTLNEKSNIYSFLAGRFAAKEAIGKALGTGLGKVNWKDIDIWSDCHGKPQVNLYGYALEYSKELHISAIYLSISHSKETAVANAILWK
- a CDS encoding RrF2 family transcriptional regulator, with the translated sequence MKLSTRGQYGVRALVQLSYNYEKGPLSLREISEIEGISYQYLEQIFLDLKKHYLVKSLRGAKGGYVLAKPPNNITVGDIIKVVEGPIAPVSCVDNSENNDCDRSSICAPRNVWKELRDRITEVLDEFTLEDLVSDSSNEKSGGDYNE
- the nifS gene encoding cysteine desulfurase NifS, with product MNKRIYLDHGATTPIRSEVFEEMTPYLQGNFGNPSSIHSFGRDARKAVEDAREQVGQAIGAYSDEILFTSGGTEADNLAIQGVAEKLKDKGKHIITSQIEHHAVLDTCEAMEKKGYEVTYLPVDNNGLLDPNNLKEAIRKDTILITIMHANNEVGTIQPIAELAKIAKEHDIVFHSDAVQTVGSIPVNVDELAVDLLSLSAHKMYGPKGIGALYIRKGTKLDKIFHGGAQERKIRPGTENVAGIVGLGKAISLAVSELELKSKKITALRDRLIKELTSIEDTQLNGHPEKRLPGNVNVSFEYIEGESLLLNLDMKGIAASSGSACTSGSLDPSHVLMAMGLSHQTAHGSLRLTLGKDNTEEEIEYVLEAIPEVINRLREMSSLWKGKEANYS